A stretch of Rhododendron vialii isolate Sample 1 chromosome 4a, ASM3025357v1 DNA encodes these proteins:
- the LOC131323850 gene encoding uncharacterized protein LOC131323850 → MDLNELIELIVMETRINGLTMMPLRHENNLAREIVVALAESNLLNPALKTNTNDRAMEAMREFSRRNPPMFDGASSDPLVVDHWLAQIRKLFRALKITKDDLRVNIVAVQLTGEANEWWESILELRKDLRNQFERLEQENMTMSEYARRFQSLSRFAPELVATEERKCRHFEKGLHSSVKLLVASQRIGKFSKIILLSVRGVRRFR, encoded by the exons atggacttgaatgaacttattgaGTTAATTGTTATGGAAACTAGAATCAACGGATTGAC CATGATGCCTCTGAGGCATGAGAATAACCTTGCTAGAGAGATTGTAGTGGCACTTGCAGAGTCGAACCTTCTAAATCCAGCACTTAAGACTAACACGAATGATCGTGCTATGGAAGCAATGCGAGAGTTTAGCCGTAGGAATCCGCCGATGTTCGATGGGGCTAGTAGTGACCCTCTGGTAGTCGATCACTGGCTAGCACAAATCCGCAAACTCTTTAGAGCTCTCAAGATTACGAAAGATGACTTGCGAGTGAATATCGTGGCTGTCCAACTTACCGGAGAGGcaaatgagtggtgggagtctATCTTGGAATTGAGGAAAGAT TTAAGGAACCAATTCGAGAGGTTAGAGCAAGAGAATATGACCATGTCTGAGTATGCCAGGAGATTTCAATCTTTATCACGATTTGCACCAGAATTGGTGGCGACAGAGGAAAGGAAGTGTAGGCACTTTGAGAAGGGGTTGCATTCGTCTGTCAAGCTATTAGTAGCAAGTCAGCGTATTGGGAAGTTTTCTAAGATTATATTGTTGAGTGTGCGAGGAGTGCGGAGATTCCGATAG